DNA from Rubripirellula lacrimiformis:
TGCCGCGCTTCGTCATCAAGCGTTTGACTACCTGACCAAACCATGTCGATTGGCCGATGTCGCCGGCTTGCTGGGACGCGTCAACGAGCGGCGCCAGAACAAAAAACAGCTGACCGCGCTGAACCTGCGCCTGCGGCACGCCGAAGGGGATTCGAAATTGGTCGGCAGCGGCAAGATGATGGACGCGGTCCGCACGTTGATTTCGAAGGTTGCACCGACCGATAGTTCCGTGCTGATTCGAGGCGAGACCGGGTGCGGTAAAGAATTGGTCGCCCGCGCGATCCACGACGCCAGCCTGCGTGCCGACAAGCCGTTGGTGCCCGTGAACTGTGGTGCCCTGCCCGAAAATTTGATCGAAAGCGAATTGTTTGGACACTGCCGTGGGGCCTTCACCGGCGCCGACGTTGCCCGTACCGGACTGTTCGAAGTCGCCGATGGTGGCTCGATCTTCTTGGACGAAATCGGTGAACTCCCTTTGCAGATGCAAGCCAAGTTGCTGCGTGTTTTGGAAACCGGAGACATCCGACGACTGGGGGATAACCAAACGGTGCATGTCGATGTTCGCATCGTTTGTGCCACCCACCGTGATCTGGAAAAGATGGTCGAAGAAGGCACGTTCCGCGAAGACCTGATGTTCCGGATCAACACGTTCGAAGTGCATGTGCCGGCGCTTCGCGAACGGACCGAAGATCTGGCCGTCCTAGCCCGTCACCTGCTGCGTCGGCATCGCACCGATGGCGCCGACGACAAGTTGTTCTCGGCCGATGCGATGGAACAATTGATGTCGCATCGTTGGCCAGGCAACGTGCGTGAATTGGCCAACGTGATCGAACACGCAGCGATCCTGAACGATTCGTTGCCGATCGAAGCCGAACACCTGCCCCGCCACTTTGGCAAACGACAGCTGCGAAAAGAGATCCGAGACTCCGGACCGATGAAGTTGCGGGATTTGGAAATGCTTGCCATCGACAAAGCGATCGAACGAAACGATGGCAACAAGCCTGCGGCGGCCGAGGAACTAGGGGTCAGTCTGAAGACGCTGTACAACAAACTGAATGCGGCCGAAGAAAAACGAGCCGCTGGTTAACCGCGTTCCCCAACCGGTTCAGCTGCGTACCAATTTTCGGAACGCTTCGTTCAACTTCGTCGTGATCGGGCCCGGTTTTCCGTCGCCGATCGTGCGGCCGTCCAGTTTGACCGCGGCGATCACTTCTGCGGCACTGCCGGTCAGAAAGCATTCGTCGGCGATGAAAATGTCGTGCCGCGTCATCGGATGTTCCGAGGTTTCGATGCCCGCTTGTTTGGCAAGTTCCAGCACGGCGTTGCGAGTGATGCCTTCTAGGATGCCGGCGTCGATCGGAGGTGTGGAAAGTTTGCCGTTCTTGACGATGAAGATGTTGTCGCCGGTGCACTCGGCAACTTCGCCCTTGATGTTCAACATCAGTGCTTCGACACATCCGGCTCGCAAGCCTTCCATCTTGGCCATGATGTTGTTCAAGTAGTTCAGCGATTTGACGCGTGAACTCAGGGCCGCCGGATGGTTGCGGATTGTTGCCGCTGTGATCAGTTCCAGGCCGTTCTCGTACATCTCGGCGGGGTACAACGAGATCTTGTCCGCGATGATGATGATCTGCGGATCGCTGCACTTGTACGGATCCAGCCCCAAAGGTCCGCAGCCGCGGGTAACCACCAAACGAATATAGCCGTCATCAAGGCCGTTCTTGGCAACACATTCGTCGGTGTCTTTGGCCAACTGTTGGATCGTCATGCCGATGGGAAGCGCGATCGCGGCGGCGGATTCGAACAGTCGAATTAGGTGTTCTTCCAGTCGAAATACTTTGCCGCTGTATATGCGCATGCCTTCGAAGACGCCATCCCCGTACAGCAGCCCATGATCATAGACGCTGACCTTGGCATCGGCGCGCGAGAAGTATTCACCGTTGATGTAGATCTGTTGGCTCATGA
Protein-coding regions in this window:
- a CDS encoding sigma-54-dependent transcriptional regulator; amino-acid sequence: MHILFADDEKNLQELMRQELPRMGYSVTVCPDGLTAVAALERESFDCLLVDLDMPGMNGIDVIGKARELRPEIEAVVMTGKPSQETAIAALRHQAFDYLTKPCRLADVAGLLGRVNERRQNKKQLTALNLRLRHAEGDSKLVGSGKMMDAVRTLISKVAPTDSSVLIRGETGCGKELVARAIHDASLRADKPLVPVNCGALPENLIESELFGHCRGAFTGADVARTGLFEVADGGSIFLDEIGELPLQMQAKLLRVLETGDIRRLGDNQTVHVDVRIVCATHRDLEKMVEEGTFREDLMFRINTFEVHVPALRERTEDLAVLARHLLRRHRTDGADDKLFSADAMEQLMSHRWPGNVRELANVIEHAAILNDSLPIEAEHLPRHFGKRQLRKEIRDSGPMKLRDLEMLAIDKAIERNDGNKPAAAEELGVSLKTLYNKLNAAEEKRAAG
- the ilvE gene encoding branched-chain-amino-acid transaminase, with product MSQQIYINGEYFSRADAKVSVYDHGLLYGDGVFEGMRIYSGKVFRLEEHLIRLFESAAAIALPIGMTIQQLAKDTDECVAKNGLDDGYIRLVVTRGCGPLGLDPYKCSDPQIIIIADKISLYPAEMYENGLELITAATIRNHPAALSSRVKSLNYLNNIMAKMEGLRAGCVEALMLNIKGEVAECTGDNIFIVKNGKLSTPPIDAGILEGITRNAVLELAKQAGIETSEHPMTRHDIFIADECFLTGSAAEVIAAVKLDGRTIGDGKPGPITTKLNEAFRKLVRS